Genomic window (Sphingosinicella microcystinivorans):
CCGCCCGCCTCGTACATGTCCTTGGCGACATAGTTGCCGCCCGGTTTCAGGTCCGCGATGTAAGGCGTTGATTTGAATATCTCGGCGACGTCGAACAGATCGAACTCGATCCCCGCTTCCGAAGCCATTGCGGGCAGGTGCAAACCGCCGTTCGTGGAGCCGCCCGTCGCCGCGACGACACGCGCCGCGTTCTCGAACGCCTCGCGCGTGCAGATGTCGCGCGGGCGGAGGTTCAGTTCGATCAGCTTCATCACCTGTCGCCCCGCGGCCTCGGCGATGTCGTCGCGCGTCTCGTAGGGTGCGGGCGCCATGTTGCTGTTCGGCAGGCTGAGGCCGATGGCCTCGGCGACGCACGCCATCGTGTTCGCCGTGTACTGCCCGCCGCAGGCCCCGTGGCCCGGGCACGCCGCCTTCTCGATCGCGGTCAGGTGTGAAAGTGGACACTTGCCGGAAGCGTACTGACCGACAACTTCGAATACATCCTGCACCGTGAGGTCCCGCCCCTCGTACCGGCCGGGCAGGATCGAGCCGCCGTAAACGAAGATCGACGGCACGTTCAAACGCAGCATCGCCATCATCATGCCCGGCAGCGACTTGTCGCAGCCCGCGAAGCCGACGATGGCGTCATAGCAATGCCCACGCACCGAAAGCTCCACCGAGTCCGCGATCACCTCGCGGCTGACGAGCGAGGCCTTCATGCCCTGATGGCCCATCGCGATGCCGTCCGTGACGGTGATGGTGTTGAAGCGGCGCGGCAGGCCGCCCGCGGCGTGCACGCCCCGGCGCGCGATGTCCGCCTGGTGGTCGAGCAGCGTGTTGCAGGGCGCGCTGTCGTTGCCCGCGGAAACGACGCCGACGAAGGGCCGCGCGATCTCCTCCTCGGTCAGGCCCATCGCGTAGTAGTACGACCGCTGCGGCGCGCGCTCCGGACCTACGGAGACATAACGACTCGGCAACTTCGATTTGTCGAATGTCGTCATGATATTACCTCCAGAAGCTCGGATTCGACGATGCCAATGACACGGGCGAGGCGCGCCGTCCATGCGGCAATCGCGCGCTCGTCCGCAAGCAGATCCTGCCGGATTTCGAAGGTGAGGTAGGGCAGCCCCCGCGCCTCCGCGTGCCGGTCGGTCGTGTAGCCGTAGACCGCGCCCGAATAGGGCTGGTTGTCGCCCACGGTGAGGCCTTCTTTGGTCAGCGCGCCAATGGCGATGCGGGCGGCGCGGCTATCCCGGTTATGGAGCAGCGCGACCTGCCACGGCCGCGTCTCCCCGGGCCGCGTCGCAAGGCCCGGCGTGAAGCTGTGGATCGAAACCAGCAGGCGCGGCGCCAGCGTATCGAGTGCTGCGGCAATCGCCGCGTGATAGGGTTCGTGCCACGCTTCAAGGCGCGCGCGCCGCGCCTCGGCACTAAGCGACACGTTGCCCGGCACGGGGATGCCGTCGCTTGCGGACGGGATCGCGCCGTCGTCCTCCGGCGCGCGGTTGCAATCCGCGACGAGACGCGAAGCCGTCGCGAGGACCGCAGGCGCGCCGAGCGCACCTGAAAGCCCCCGCGCGAGCGCGGCGGTGCCGATGTCCCACGCGATATGCCTGGCGAGGTCCGCCGCATCGACGCCGAGCGCGATCTCCGCCGGAACGGCGTTGGAGGCGTGATCGGCAATGATGAGCAGGCCGCCCGGCACGCCGGACAGATATTCGGCGGTCGTCATCTGTCGGCGAACACCGGCTTGCGGCGTGCGGCGAAGGCCGCCAGCCCTTCGGCGAAATCGGCCCCGGCGAAGGCGGCATCGAAGATGGCGGCGCTCTCCGCATCGTCGTCGCGGCTGCCGTCGAGAACGCGGCGCATCAGTCCCTTGAGCCGCATCGTGCTCGACGGAGCGTTCGCCACGATCCGCGCGATCAGCAACTCGGCCTCACGGCTCAGCGCTTCGACGGTGGTGCACATCTCGATGAGGTTGATGACCAGCGCTTCATCGGCCGACAGCAGTTCGCCCGTGTAGAGTATGCGCCGCGCCTGCCCCGGCCCCACGAGGTCGACGAGCAGCTTGATGTCGTGCAGCGGATAGACGAGTCCCAGCTTCGCCGGCGTGATGCCGAACCGCGCGCGCGAGGAGGCGATCCGCATGTCGCAGGCGAGCGCGACGCCGCACCCCGCCCCCACGCAGTCGCCGTCGACAATGGCGAGCGTCGGGATCGGCGCGCCCGTGATGGCAAGCTGGGCGCTGCGCAGCGCCTGCCGGTTTCCCGCCTGCCACGCCGGATCGCGCGCCCGCTCGGCGAACTCGCCGATATCGGCGCCTGCCGAGAACATCGCCGGGGTTGCCGATCGAATGACGAGGACGCGGACGGCACGTTCGGCGACGGCGGCTTCGACAAGACGGGGAAACGCCTCCCACATCGCCTGCGAGATGGCGTTGCGCTTGTCCGGGCGGTTGAAGGCGATGCGCGCGACCGGCCCGTCGATCTCGAGTTGCAGCGCGTCGGTCATTCCGCAGTCCTATCCGGCCTTGAACCGGGCTCCAATGTCACGCAGCCCCTTGCCCCGCAACCGCAAATGCCCTGTCCTGCATGCAAAGAAAAAGGGCTGCGGCAGGTTTGCCGCAGCCCTCTGAGGCCGCATCGGGCCTTGG
Coding sequences:
- the ilvD gene encoding dihydroxy-acid dehydratase; amino-acid sequence: MTTFDKSKLPSRYVSVGPERAPQRSYYYAMGLTEEEIARPFVGVVSAGNDSAPCNTLLDHQADIARRGVHAAGGLPRRFNTITVTDGIAMGHQGMKASLVSREVIADSVELSVRGHCYDAIVGFAGCDKSLPGMMMAMLRLNVPSIFVYGGSILPGRYEGRDLTVQDVFEVVGQYASGKCPLSHLTAIEKAACPGHGACGGQYTANTMACVAEAIGLSLPNSNMAPAPYETRDDIAEAAGRQVMKLIELNLRPRDICTREAFENAARVVAATGGSTNGGLHLPAMASEAGIEFDLFDVAEIFKSTPYIADLKPGGNYVAKDMYEAGGVYMVMKALLAGGFLHGNCMTVTGKTLGENIEEITWKPDQKVIREISNPITPTGGVVGLKGSLAPDGAIVKVAGLAKLTFEGPARVFDCEEDAFAAVENRQFEEGEVLVIRYEGPKGGPGMREMLATTAALYGQGMGDKVALITDGRFSGATRGFCIGHVGPEASDCGPIALIENGDRIRIDAVEGTIDLLVGDDVLAERRARWQPRVNAYQSGALWRYAQNVGPASKGACTHPGARAERHVYADI
- a CDS encoding enoyl-CoA hydratase-related protein, translating into MTDALQLEIDGPVARIAFNRPDKRNAISQAMWEAFPRLVEAAVAERAVRVLVIRSATPAMFSAGADIGEFAERARDPAWQAGNRQALRSAQLAITGAPIPTLAIVDGDCVGAGCGVALACDMRIASSRARFGITPAKLGLVYPLHDIKLLVDLVGPGQARRILYTGELLSADEALVINLIEMCTTVEALSREAELLIARIVANAPSSTMRLKGLMRRVLDGSRDDDAESAAIFDAAFAGADFAEGLAAFAARRKPVFADR
- a CDS encoding N-formylglutamate amidohydrolase — translated: MTTAEYLSGVPGGLLIIADHASNAVPAEIALGVDAADLARHIAWDIGTAALARGLSGALGAPAVLATASRLVADCNRAPEDDGAIPSASDGIPVPGNVSLSAEARRARLEAWHEPYHAAIAAALDTLAPRLLVSIHSFTPGLATRPGETRPWQVALLHNRDSRAARIAIGALTKEGLTVGDNQPYSGAVYGYTTDRHAEARGLPYLTFEIRQDLLADERAIAAWTARLARVIGIVESELLEVIS